GGCGCGTCACATAGGCCAGGGTCTTGCCGTCCGGGCTGAGCGCCGGGCTGATGTTGTAGTTGCCGCTGAAGGTAACGCGCTCGGCCGAGCCACCGGCCACCGGCATGCGGTAGACCTGCGGGCCGCCGCCGCGGTCGCTGACGAAGAACAGCTGCTGGCCGTCCGGCGCGAACACCGCCTCGGTGTCGATCGCCGAGCTCTGCGTCAGGCGGCGCAGGCCGGAGCCGTCGCGGCGGATGATGAAGAGCTGCGAGCCGCCGTCGCGCGACAGGGTCAGGGCCAGGTGTTGCCCGTCGGGCGAGAAGGCCGGCGCGCTGTTGCTGCCGCGGAAATCGGCGATCGCGCGGCGGCGCCCGGTCGACAGGTCCTGGATCCAGACCACGGCCTTGCGCGTCTCGAAGGACACATAGGCCAGCTCCTTGCCGTCCGGCGACCAGGCCGGCGAGATGATCGGCTCGGGGCTGCCCAGCGCGATCTGGCCGCCCTCGCCGTCGGCATCGGCGATGCGCAGGCTGTAGCGGCCGCCGGCCTTGGTGACATAGGCCATGCGGGTCGCGAACACGCCGCGCTCGCCGGTCAGCTTCTGGTAGATCGCGTCGGCGATGCGGTGCGCGGCCAGGCGAACATCGTCCGGCGCCACCGCATGGGCCTCGCCGCCGAGGTCCTGGCCCTTGACCACGTCCCACAGCTTGTAGCGCAGGTCGACGCGGCCATCGGCCAGCTTGCTGGCGGAGCCGGCGGCCAGCGCGTCGGCCTGGCGGGCGCGCCAGTCGACCCAGGTCGGCTGGCTGTTCTCGTTCAGGCCGGCGGCGGCGTCGATCACGCGGAACTGGCCGCTGCGCTCCAGGTCGGCGCGGATGATGGCCGCGACCGGCTGGCCGGCGCGCGACTCGTCGCGGAACTCGCCGATCGCGATCGGCAGCTGGGTGCCGCCGACACCGGAGATCTCGACCCGGAACTGCGCCCAGGCCGGCGTCAGGCCCAGGGCGGCGGCCGAGCCGAGCAGGCTGCGGCGACCAAGGTTCACGAGGGTGCTGGGACGGTTCTTTTCGATCATGCGCTCGCTGGACATGGGCATCCTGGGGATTGCCATCATGGACATTGCAATCACTCTATTCTGCCTGAGCCTGTAACAAGCGCCGTGCGAGCCATAGCTATCATCGCTCCAAACCGTAACAAGAACGATGATGAGCGAGACCCAACCCCTGCCCGACGCGGCCCCGATCTGCCGCTACCCCACCCCGACGCCGACCACCCTGGACGGCCTGCCCGCCGATGTGCGCCAGCGCATCCTGGAGGTGCAGGAGAAGGCCGGCTTCGTGCCGAACGTGTTCCTGGCGCTGGCGCGCCGGCCCGAGGAGTTCCGCGCCTTCCTGGCCTATCACGACGCGCTGCTGCTGCGCGAGTCCGGCCTCAGCAAGGGCGAAAAGGAGATGATCATCGTCGCCACCAGCGGGGTCAATCGTTGCCTGTACTGCGTGGTCGCGCATGGCGCGATCCTGCGCGTCTACGAAAAGGCGCCGCTGCTGGCCGACCAGATCGCGGTGAACCACCGCAAGGCCGACATCACGCCGCGCCAGCAGGCGATGCTGGACTTCGCGCTGAAGGTCTGCCTGCGCGCCGACGAGGTGGGCGAGGCCGACTACACGGCCCTGCATGCCCAGGGCTTCGACAACGAGGACATCTGGGACATCACCAGCATCACCGCGCTGTTCGGCCTGTCGAACCGGCTGGCCAACGCGATCTCGTTGCGCCCCAACCCCGAGTTCTACCTGCTCGGCCGCCTGCCGCGCGCGCCCAAGGCTTGAGCCCGATCCATTAGCCCGGCTTATGGGCTTCGGTGTAAACGCGATGAACACCGGGCCCGGCAATCCATAGCATGGAGGTCCACCCCAACCTTCAGCAAGGATGCCAGCATGCGTTGTTCCCCGACCCTTCTCGCCCTTGTGTTCGCCGGCATTAGCGCGCCGGCCCTGGCCCAGCAGGCCACCCTGGACCGCATCAAGGAGCGCGGCAGCATCGCGGTGGCCTACCGCGAATCCTCGATCCCCTTCTCCTACCTGGGCGGCGACGGCCAGCCGGTGGGCTTCGGCTGGGAGATCTGCGGCCGGATCGTCGAGCAGGTGAAGAAGGCCACCGGCCGCACCGACCTGAAGACCACGACCCAGGCCGTCACCTCGCAGAACCGCATCCCGCTGCTGCAGAACGGCACGATCGACATCGAGTGCGGCTCGACCACCAACAACAGCGAGCGCGCCAAGCAGGTGGCCTTCGCGACCAACTACTTCTACACCGGCACCCGCTTCCTGGTGCGCAGCGAGTCGCCGGTCAAGTCGGTGGCCGACCTGAAGGGCAAAAAGGTCGTCTCGACCACCGGCACCACCAACTTCCAGGTGCTGCGCAAGCTCAATGCCGAGCAGAACATCGGCTTCGAGCTGCTCACCGCCAAGGACCATGCCGAGTCGGCCCTGCTGGTGCAGCAGCAGCGCGCCGACGCCTTCGGCATGGACGACATCCTGCTCTACGGCCTGCGCGCCAGCGCGGCCAATCCGGCCGAGCTGGCCGTGGTCGGCGAGGCGATCCAGGTCGAGCCCTACGCGATCATGCTGCGCCGCGACGACCCCGCGTTCAAGAAGCTGGTCGACGACACCCTGGCCGGCCTGATGAAGAGCGGCGAGTTCGAGACGCTCTACAAGAAATGGTTCCAGTCGCCGATCCCGCCGCGCGGCATCAACCTGAATGCGCCGATGAGCAAGGAGCTGCAGGACAACCTGAAGGCGCTGTCGGACAAGCCGGCGCTCTGAGCAACCGAGGCCAGCAGTACGGAGCCCGATGATGACGGTAGTAGCAGCAAGCGATGTAGTGGGCGTGCTGGGCGGCATGGGGCCGCTGGCCACCCTGGATTTCATGCGCAAGATGCTGGACGCCACCCCGGCGGCCCGCGACCAGGAGCATGTGCCGGTGGTGGCCAGTTCGATTCCGCAGGTGCCGGACCGCACGGCCGCCTTCTGCGGCCAGGGCGAATCGCCGCTGGCCGCGATGCTGGCCAGCGGCCGGCGCCTGGCCGATGCCGGTGCCGGCCTGGTCGTGATCCCCTGCAACACCGCCCATCTCTGGTTCGAGCAGCTGCAGGAGGGCCTGGGCCTGCCGATGCTGCACCTGGTCGACGCGGCGCTGGAGGAGGCGCTGGCCGCGGCCGGCCCCGGCGCGCGCATCGGCCTGCTGGCCACCGACGCGACCCTGGCCTCGGGCCTCTACCTGAACCGCCCCGCCTCGCGCGGCGTGCAATGGCTGCAACCGACCGCGGCCGAGATGCTGGAGCAGGTGATGCCCGGCATCGCCGCGGTCAAGGCCGGCCGGCTGGCCGAGGGCGAGGCCCTGCTCGCGCAGGCGGCCCGGGCGCTGGCGCAGCGCGGCGCCAGCGCGCTGGTGCTGGGCTGCACCGAGATCCCGCTGGTGCTGCATGCGGGCAATGCGCCGCTGCCGGTGATCGATGCCACCGCGGCGTTGGCGCGGCGCGCGGTCGGCTGGTCGCTCAGCCGGCGCCGCCCGCCACCACCGCCCGCAGCGCCGTGATGAAGTCGGCCACCGGCCGGGGCGAGCGCTGCCCCTGAGGCAGCAGCGCGCGCACCTCGACCGGCACCTCCGGCAGCAGCGCGCGCACATGCAGGTTGGCGCTGGCGCTGGCCTGGGCGGTGAAGGAATCGATGATGGCCGGCCCGAAGCCGCGCTCGGCCAGCACCATCGCGATATGGTGGGTCTGCAC
This genomic stretch from Roseateles sp. DAIF2 harbors:
- the tolB gene encoding Tol-Pal system beta propeller repeat protein TolB — protein: MSSERMIEKNRPSTLVNLGRRSLLGSAAALGLTPAWAQFRVEISGVGGTQLPIAIGEFRDESRAGQPVAAIIRADLERSGQFRVIDAAAGLNENSQPTWVDWRARQADALAAGSASKLADGRVDLRYKLWDVVKGQDLGGEAHAVAPDDVRLAAHRIADAIYQKLTGERGVFATRMAYVTKAGGRYSLRIADADGEGGQIALGSPEPIISPAWSPDGKELAYVSFETRKAVVWIQDLSTGRRRAIADFRGSNSAPAFSPDGQHLALTLSRDGGSQLFIIRRDGSGLRRLTQSSAIDTEAVFAPDGQQLFFVSDRGGGPQVYRMPVAGGSAERVTFSGNYNISPALSPDGKTLAYVTRQGGAYRVCVMDLASGNVQQISDTSDDESPSFAPNGRLLVYATRAGGKDVLMTSTLDGRIKAKLVSTSADVREPIWGPFGR
- a CDS encoding peroxidase-related enzyme (This protein belongs to a clade of uncharacterized proteins related to peroxidases such as the alkylhydroperoxidase AhpD.), which gives rise to MMSETQPLPDAAPICRYPTPTPTTLDGLPADVRQRILEVQEKAGFVPNVFLALARRPEEFRAFLAYHDALLLRESGLSKGEKEMIIVATSGVNRCLYCVVAHGAILRVYEKAPLLADQIAVNHRKADITPRQQAMLDFALKVCLRADEVGEADYTALHAQGFDNEDIWDITSITALFGLSNRLANAISLRPNPEFYLLGRLPRAPKA
- a CDS encoding amino acid ABC transporter substrate-binding protein, whose protein sequence is MRCSPTLLALVFAGISAPALAQQATLDRIKERGSIAVAYRESSIPFSYLGGDGQPVGFGWEICGRIVEQVKKATGRTDLKTTTQAVTSQNRIPLLQNGTIDIECGSTTNNSERAKQVAFATNYFYTGTRFLVRSESPVKSVADLKGKKVVSTTGTTNFQVLRKLNAEQNIGFELLTAKDHAESALLVQQQRADAFGMDDILLYGLRASAANPAELAVVGEAIQVEPYAIMLRRDDPAFKKLVDDTLAGLMKSGEFETLYKKWFQSPIPPRGINLNAPMSKELQDNLKALSDKPAL
- a CDS encoding aspartate/glutamate racemase family protein, with protein sequence MMTVVAASDVVGVLGGMGPLATLDFMRKMLDATPAARDQEHVPVVASSIPQVPDRTAAFCGQGESPLAAMLASGRRLADAGAGLVVIPCNTAHLWFEQLQEGLGLPMLHLVDAALEEALAAAGPGARIGLLATDATLASGLYLNRPASRGVQWLQPTAAEMLEQVMPGIAAVKAGRLAEGEALLAQAARALAQRGASALVLGCTEIPLVLHAGNAPLPVIDATAALARRAVGWSLSRRRPPPPPAAP